The window AATATAGGGTCATGacataaaatttcacaaaattataaaactatacaCCCTCCCTTTTTATGCAAATTAGCATGAGGACGCTTTTATAGTGAGGAAGTATAAGAATGGTATGTTCGCCATTTTCCTTCTTCCAACCCCGACCTTTGCGAGATCTTGGGTTGATGACTGTTGACTATTTGCTTTAACTGATACACTATTATCCCCTTTGTAATTTTCGGAGTATTTGCTACACTTTTCGTTTTTTCTATGTTACTTCTTTTCCTATATTTTTTGCAAACGCATAACATTTTAGGTAAGTgctaaaataaaatgttttttttaataaagaacTAAAATagaatgtaaattttatttatatatgtaaattTTGAACGGTACTTCAATAAAAATGTTGACAATGCGAACAAGTTTACAAATCATAGGCATTAATAAAATTGTAAGGagaatgaaattattttagtgaaagATATTTTATCGCATGAAAATATATATctaatttagaatttattttttaattaaaattagaacTAAATTAGATAAAGTATTtgcataattttattaaaacaattttatATATCTAACCTAgaatttgttatatttaattgaatgaaaaagtgatgtattcgattgataatttttaaaaaattagtatttatgCTTTAAAAATGTCAtatattcgataaatttaatcacaataatatatttgcattattctttaaagttttatttttatatattttatactaataaattcGTACATTACACAAATTTCTATATCTATACTAGTGTACTCAGGCTAAACTGTGGATGTGCTACCAAATACCAATGTCAATAGTTTAAAATAGAAGcgtatatttttagttttggattttctaaaacaaaagttgattacttttttcaatttttgttttttgttttcaaaattaGTAGTCTTAAACAAATAATTACCACTTCtgaatttatcaattttacaacatttaatatatttgaaattaagtttaagGCAAAAATCTAATGGATTCTGACaggttttattaattttgaatgcTAAACTCGATTACAAACTTATAAATCATTGAACCACCATATTTAAAGGCTTTAAGGGtcaaaaatgattttattttaccctgctattttacaatttttgagTCCAAACTGAAATTAATATGTCTAAAATAAGTCACAAGTTACATTCAGTCTGAATTTAGTCAACTTTCAGAGCGCGAGcttgagtttattttttaatcaaaaaataagaataaactCACTTACAAGGCTATATTCAAGACTTGCAATGTTCATACTTTAATGGATCCGAATTAGGTTTATTTGGGTCATAGAATCATGGGTACAAAATAGATTATATTAAACTCATACTCGATTATATTTCACTACACCAAATACAAACCTGACTTATCCAgtctacaaaaaaattaatatttagagATTGTAAATCTAAAATGGGTCATATGTCAGGTCTATATAGGATCCAAGTCTCAAGCATAGGTTAAGTCTAATTCTGGATAAGTGATAGCATACACTTACAACtcaatctaatatatatatatatatatatatatatatatatatatatatatatatatatatatatatatatttggacCAAACCAGTATTTAATCAACTAACCATAACTAATTATGCTTTCCAAAATAAGACTTTTACTTTAATATTAAGGTCAGATTTGGGACTAATTTATCTAGATAGAAGTACTAGACTCTTAATTATTACAAAACTCAATAAAAAAttcctaaattataaaacagaAAAGATAATTCATATTTTCTCACCATGTTTcctttatgttattatttaGCTGTCACACCATTAATGACCATTATGGTGATAATtaccaatttttatttatgagtaatatataaaattgtatATATTCAACCCCTCAAATCCCATTTTAATTCATATATTCTCACCATGTCGCCTTTATATTATGCTATTCTTGATTTATTTGTTAGCATCCTTTGTTCCCTTGAAAGAAGTTAAACCATTTTTGTCACTAGTGACCCCTTTTGTCCATTCAAAAGTCACTCCAACAAGGAAAGTTCACCAATAAGGCTATAACTTTGCCTGTATCTGTATGTCTAGTTGTTTGCCACAGAATAATACAGTGCATCCTCGCACAACATGAAGTATACACACATGGTAGTCATATACAATCCGAAATTTCCCGTATAGAAATTGCAATGATTTGATTTTACACGAGGGCATTCAACGTGGACATGCCATCTTAACAGGTTTAGAGATGTAATTTCGATGATAATATAATACAGGCTTCAACTTAGAACTCTCGATCAGGGAACATAAATGGTGCAACCATTGACCATATGTACAAAGCTGCGGTTGCCCATCCAGTGATTATCCGGACCCAAACAGACGGCCACCCCACGTCCACCAGCTTCCCGGTTTCCCCAACTGAAGCTGACCACCCAGTCAAAAGCATGGCTGAATACATGCTAGCCAGAGAAAATATGAGATGGAAGAAAGAATACGAGTAAGTGACTGGCTTTGcattttccttttcttcctcctCAGCAGCTTTGTCCAGAGGAAGCAAGGGCCTCCCAGCACCTTCAAATTCAACATACAATGTCAATGCCCACATAACTCGCATAATCTAGTGTTTTTACATGGGGAGCTCTTCAACACCATCATATAACATGTCAAAACAAAATGTTCCAACAGCTGAAGAGCAACTATTAACATATAGAAGTAATTATACTCTTTATTCTTTAAACAATCAGACCATACCAAACGAcacttattttaattataaataaaaccaaACCAGAAAGAGCCAACCAGAAACTAGATTAGAACTCATAGCGAACCAGACCCTCGTCAAATATCACTTATCTCTGCAGGAAGTGCTAGCTAAGAATCAACACAATCCTAATAAATCTAACGAAGCTCACCCTCAAGTTGACCCTAGGTCTGAAATGTAACcatcattattatttcaatatagATAGTGTTTAAGCACAATAGTTCAATTAGTCATTCTAATTTGCTACGTTATGATGCAGAAACCAAATAACAGTGCAATTTTGCTTCAATCAACATTTAGAATTGATAGTAATCTCATGTTCAAAAGGCATCAATGTTAACACACAATTTCCTAAAGGAGTGAAAGGGAAAAAAACGTCAACAACAACCTGGCTAATCATACTATTATGGTGATAAGTTGTACATTTGCTAATATCAACATGAACTTTCACATACCCAGCAATAAATGCGAGATACCACAAATGCAGCAAGTATGAGAAAAACAAACTATTTTATGCCAAACTAACCAAGGTGTGGGGCTTGCAAAACTAAAAATAGCGATCAGTACTTTACCTGCACGGGGGGAACTAGGAGGGGAGAGAAGAGTTGTTGAAGAACCAGCACGAACAGCAGAGTAGACAACAGAGAGTACAGTAGTAAGCAGCCCAAAAGTAAGTGAAGTTGTTGAAACAGCTTGAGAATGCTTGTGAAGGCCATTGCATTGATAATCCCGGGGTTCACTAGCAAGTCCACTATAACACAAGTACATGCAATAGAATGAAATAACTGACGCTGGCAAAATGCTACCATTGACCTGCAAAAAAGCAAACAGTAGTCAGAACCAAAGATTGAAACTTTAGGAAAATGACCTTGGATAATCAAGTGAGCATTCATTTTATGAAAGCTGAGAAGTTTAGTAAAAAGATTTGATGTTTTGATCTATTaccgaaattggggtctcgaaTATGTCTACATGGAAAACGGTAAAAACATGGGCGAaggaattaatttgataattgattaaatattgAGCTGTTTTAATCCGACAAGGGTTATTGTTAGATACAAGAGAGTGAGGGAGGGTGCATGATGGTGGAGacaaaaaataaagagaaaactCGACAATCTACGGGATAGCATGTGGAGAAAGGAAAGATAAAATAGAGAAATTTGTGATTAGAGAAAGGCAagagagaaaagagaaaataacCACTACAACAGCATTCTATTATCCCAAGGCCTTTAAGGGGTTCCCGCCTAAAGTGGGGTTTGGGAGGGTCGGCGTACGTAAGCTTACCCTGATTaatgataaaacaaaaagatTCGTTTTATGagaaacttcacataaataagaagtataCATGATTTAATCAGCAACTTTATCTCATTCCATTATATGCTGAAACCAAACTATAAATCTTAGGCCCCATCGAAATAAGAGACATAAAAGAGGAAAAACTAGAAGTCTAAAAAACATGAAAAGGGAcggaaagaaaataaaaaattagaggtATTGAATGGTTTCAACTTTTCAAGTAAAGAGGATTTAAAATGATGTGTTCACTCACCATTGCAGATTGTGAGGACTGAGCGAGTGAAACTGAAAAAATTGGGGCTAGTTCTAATTAACACTCAATAGTTGGGGCCAATATAAAAAGAATGTGCATAGTAGAAACTGTTCTCAGTTTGTCTGcaattctatcaataagtaaatGATTTGCATACTAGATACTTAAATCAAAATAAGGGAAGAATGTATAGTAATAGCAATAACcacattattaataatattttactcaCCGCAGGGTGTAGAGCCACTATTGCAAAGATAAATGCAAAAAAGAGGGTTGTCACAATGAAAAAGGTATTAAGCCCACAATCTTGACCAGATGGAGTGAACCAATGGAAGAGAAGCGCGGAGAAGGATAATGTTGCCACGTAACAAACTAGTGAAACGATAAATAGAGCTATGTACCTAAAATTTGACAGATAATCAACATAAATAAGTCATATAGCatccataaaaattataaaggaaAACTAGTACATAACTACATATTGACCTTGGTAGAAGGTAAAAACTATCCCTAATTGCAGCTCATGTATTACTCTATATCAAAGAGAATCAATTAAAAAGTACTCTCAAATAGAATTTCCCTTCATATAATTCTTATGTGGAATTCTTATTCATAAAACGACACCCAAATGTGAACTAATGCATAAAAACTCAATGGTGGTTCTAGATAAGCAAACTATGAATGGTCACTAAACTTTTTATATGCTATGGGTGGTTATTCAAACATCATCATCGTAAAGAAtgagtttggtcaatatttcgattatcaatggtacccctaagtttttgcactttatcaatggtacccctaagttttttcgattatcagtGGTACCCTTGTGTTATTGAGCGTCTTACAACCGTAACCTATTCTAATTTAGTCTGTCCAAAACcgttaattttttagtttttcttttatttttttatgttttaaattgaaaaataaaagaaaaagaaaaagttaacggttttggaTGATTTTAGacgaaaaaaattagaaaaagttaCGGTTGCAAAACGCTCAATAacacgagggtaccattgataatcggAGAAACTTCGGGATGgcattgataaagtgcaaaaactcaatagtaccattgataatttcccaaaTTTAAATGAAGCTGATAAGAGTAAAGACCAACTACCAGAATTGCTCATTGTATCCAACCCATTTGTCATTCCATCCATGAACAAAATCCAGCAAGAGCACAACCTGAACAAGAAGAAATAATCCAGCACCAAACTTTGATATAGCCTCTGCAGTAAAATATAATGGACCCTAATATCAGCAACAAATACTACACAAAGAAAAtcttataaaattaactttctCAAGTGTTGGGAATACAAATTTTGACAAAACAATCTAGTAAAATATTTGCaaaataaagattaaaatcaaaagcatctTGCTAATTGAACTCTAAGTGTCAAACTTGTTGAAATTATACATCTTTCAAAAATTACAACCACATATCCTCCATTTGAAGCGTTCATTTCATGTTGGACATGGGTTTagataaatattgtttgtaagAGTAATGGAAAAGAAAAGCAATGAGctataataaacaatcaacttAAGCGAGTTAACCAAGcattaataatcaataatttgGAACAGAAAGACAGGAAAAGATCGTACATCGGCCCTCACCCCTCTTCTATCCTCCTAGGCGATGGCATAGTGCAAAATCTCGAATCTAGGTAGGGGTTGTAGGGCCGTAGTAGTGGCCGTGAAATGCTTTTCAAGATTGGATGTTTGCGGTTGTCTCGACCTATATTTCAACTGTGTTAAGCTCAAAATCCTTTATAACACGGTCGTGGTCAGGTGACGTGGACGATATTTTGCAAAACTATAGGTGAGCCCACTTTTGTGGAAATTTAGACTTGTATACCGACACCGTATTTAGGAAAATAAACTGTTAACATTTATTCTAGTCTGAAACATAAAATAGTGATGAATTTCCACTTTCCTAACAAATAAACTTGGAATCTGTTCGTTAACAATTTTCAGAGAAAGGTAAAGGAATATTCCACCCTCTTAGCATGTTCTTGGTTTGAACAAACCTAGAAGTACATCATTTATATGAGGAGGACCTAATCACAACCTCTAAATACATCAACTTACTTAACCTACCCAAGGGTTATCGATTCCAATTTCCAAGACCTGGGAGAAAAGGCCAGGCTGTCAACAGTTGACACTTCCCCACCACCATCATTGACAACCTCACTTGTCATGGCTACTGATAATTGCAAGAAACCACCATAATTTACAGCCTCACTTTGCTTTTCCACAGAATTCCATGAAAAACTAGCCAGCAGAACTAAAATTTCATTGGCGTTGGCAACAAGTAACCCAAAATATTTCATAGAAGCAAGAGCATCACTTGAACCAAATGATCCATGTATCACTTAGAAAGGTAAAACTACTAAACACCCACAACAAAATGAAGTTGACCGCTTGAGTGATGACAACAAATAGAGATGAAAGGCTGACACAAGGGCAAGcaatttttctctctctttctctgaTCATCAAGACTTTCTAATAAGGTTAAATGCTAGCTCCACTGAAGTTGAATTCAAGTTTCAAATTGTGGTTAAAGAAAAGGTGtaaatactacacacaacaagTCTTCAACGCAAATACATGTATGGCTTAAAGCCACAAACTATGAAATACCAAAGTGTTTGAATATTAGAGGAAAGAATAACATGGTGCAACAAGGAAAAGATGAACATGCTGATGATCAAGGAAAGCAAAGAGAGCAAGCAGACTAGTACCATAAAAACTGATAAATCCATTTGGGACGAAAAACATCAAGAGTACAAGGAGACACCAAGATATTATTTTCATCATCCATCCACCATGATGCACATTATCACGAGGATCCTTTTGGTTCTTCACACCAATCATTAGGACGGCTAGAATGGTGAAAAACAGGAAGTTCCCCAAACTAACTCGCAATACAGCATCTGTTTGGAACCATTCCTTGCTAGGTGTGTGTTGAAAATAATTGATCCCTACGGAAACAACAAATACTTCAGCATACCTTTTTATCTTTACCTAAATTGACCGCAAGGACTGCAAGACTAACACAGCTATGATGAAATACATGACAGAGATACAATCGATATAATTTGAATAACctgaacaaaataaatttagcATCTAAGAGTAAATTGGTGAACTAAATGCAAAATAAAAGAGATGGTATAAAATTGAAGTGCAAGTTGCATATAGCAAGAAGCACAAACGCGTTAcgtcatagtgtaaaaacaagatCGCATTGCAACACATTGGCCgagttgtaaaggttttcaaaataaatgaacCTATAATTTTTGCATTATAAAGGTGTTAAAAATCGCgttatcaagggatatcttatgattATAACTGATATTTAGGTGTTACCATAGTATAAAAACAAGGTCACATTGCATCGCATCATCAGTGATGtgaaggttttcaaaataaacgaacCATTATTTCTGGCATTGTAAAAAAGCACATTTTGGCCGTGTCAAGATGAAGCGCAAAATTGATCACCTAGCGCTTAAATGCACTTTTAAaactaagaataataaaaatctaTGTTCAATAATTAGTAAAAAGAAATAGCATTtggttttcaaaaaattaatcaatatcatCTAGCAGTGCAAACAAATGAGAAGAGAACAAGGACGCCCCACCCTTGGTTAACATGATATACTCGCGCAGCCCCACTATCCCTTTAAATTTGGCccatattttttctaaaaactcACATTGGAAATCG of the Amaranthus tricolor cultivar Red isolate AtriRed21 chromosome 6, ASM2621246v1, whole genome shotgun sequence genome contains:
- the LOC130814894 gene encoding uncharacterized protein LOC130814894, with product MWAASCLASCCAACACDACRTVVSGISRRSARIAYCGLFALSLIVAWILREVAAPLLEKIPWINYFQHTPSKEWFQTDAVLRVSLGNFLFFTILAVLMIGVKNQKDPRDNVHHGGWMMKIISWCLLVLLMFFVPNGFISFYEAISKFGAGLFLLVQVVLLLDFVHGWNDKWVGYNEQFWYIALFIVSLVCYVATLSFSALLFHWFTPSGQDCGLNTFFIVTTLFFAFIFAIVALHPAVNGSILPASVISFYCMYLCYSGLASEPRDYQCNGLHKHSQAVSTTSLTFGLLTTVLSVVYSAVRAGSSTTLLSPPSSPRAGAGRPLLPLDKAAEEEEKENAKPVTYSYSFFHLIFSLASMYSAMLLTGWSASVGETGKLVDVGWPSVWVRIITGWATAALYIWSMVAPFMFPDREF